In Gemmatimonadales bacterium, one DNA window encodes the following:
- a CDS encoding ABC transporter ATP-binding protein, giving the protein MSIAADDVLEGPDPEMGRRLVRYVRPYLAAISVAVALLLVDAALALVGPFLTQRALDVAIPARDGALLLTLGTVYSAALFVSFAGEYAQTILTTWVGQRVMSDLRRQLFAQLQRLSIPYFDRQPIGRLVTRMTSDVETLNELFSSGVVTVVGDVATLVAISAMMLVVNWRLALVAFAVLPFMLGVVAFFRRSMRQAFRDIRAAVARLNAYLQEQLSGVRVVQLFNRREASARVHGAVNRDYLAANLRSITLYALFFPVVEFLTAASIALLLWYAGFRGAGLGLTVGVLAAFIQLVRRFFQPLQDLSEKFNLLQSAMASGERIFRLLDMPVEIPEPADPVPLAMPVRGELVFDDVWFRYHADAPWALKGVSFRVPAGATAALVGHTGAGKSTVLSLLLRFYAPTRGTITLDGVDLATVPTAMLRRVVGFVPQDLFLFRDSLARNLRLDREVSDDELREALVAVGGRGVVERLSGGLDHVVAERGRSLSVGERQLMSFARALVGNPAVLLLDEATSAVDPETEARIQAALVRMRTGRTSVVVAHRLGTVAEADPILVFHHGELREVGSHRTLMARRGLYHRLVLLQQGAMLPPAASA; this is encoded by the coding sequence GTGAGCATTGCGGCGGATGACGTTCTCGAAGGTCCCGATCCGGAGATGGGGCGACGGCTGGTCCGGTACGTCCGTCCATATCTCGCAGCAATCAGCGTCGCCGTGGCGCTCCTCCTGGTCGACGCCGCACTGGCGCTGGTCGGTCCGTTCCTGACCCAGCGCGCACTCGACGTCGCCATACCGGCGCGCGACGGCGCGCTGCTCCTCACCCTCGGCACCGTCTACAGCGCGGCGCTCTTTGTGTCGTTTGCCGGGGAGTACGCCCAGACGATCCTGACCACGTGGGTCGGCCAGCGGGTGATGTCCGACCTGCGGCGCCAGCTCTTCGCGCAACTGCAGCGGCTGAGCATTCCATATTTTGACCGGCAGCCGATCGGCAGATTGGTGACGCGGATGACGTCGGATGTCGAGACGCTGAACGAACTCTTCTCCTCCGGGGTCGTGACGGTGGTGGGCGACGTCGCGACGCTCGTGGCGATCAGCGCGATGATGCTCGTCGTGAACTGGCGCCTGGCGCTGGTCGCATTCGCAGTCCTTCCGTTCATGCTTGGGGTCGTCGCCTTCTTCCGGCGATCGATGCGGCAGGCGTTTCGCGATATCCGCGCCGCAGTGGCCCGGCTGAACGCGTATCTGCAGGAGCAGCTGTCCGGCGTCCGGGTGGTGCAACTGTTCAATCGTCGCGAGGCGAGCGCACGGGTGCACGGCGCAGTGAATCGCGACTATCTCGCCGCGAATCTCCGGTCGATCACGCTCTACGCACTGTTCTTTCCGGTGGTCGAATTCCTCACGGCGGCCTCGATTGCGCTGCTCCTCTGGTACGCCGGCTTTCGCGGGGCCGGTCTCGGACTGACCGTCGGCGTCCTCGCGGCGTTCATCCAGCTGGTCCGGCGATTCTTTCAGCCGCTGCAGGATCTCTCGGAAAAGTTCAATCTGCTGCAGAGCGCGATGGCGAGCGGCGAGCGGATCTTCCGGTTGCTCGACATGCCGGTGGAGATTCCCGAGCCCGCCGATCCCGTGCCTTTGGCGATGCCGGTGCGCGGCGAACTCGTCTTCGATGACGTCTGGTTTCGGTACCACGCCGACGCTCCATGGGCGCTCAAGGGAGTTTCGTTTCGCGTGCCGGCGGGGGCCACCGCGGCGCTGGTGGGGCACACTGGGGCTGGGAAGAGCACCGTCCTCTCGCTCCTCCTCCGGTTCTACGCCCCGACCCGCGGTACGATCACCCTCGACGGAGTCGACCTGGCCACGGTGCCGACCGCGATGTTGCGCCGGGTTGTGGGGTTCGTACCGCAGGACCTCTTCCTCTTCCGGGACTCGCTGGCCCGGAATCTTCGCCTCGACCGCGAGGTGAGCGACGACGAACTCCGCGAGGCGTTGGTTGCCGTTGGTGGCCGGGGTGTGGTCGAACGCCTGTCGGGTGGGCTCGACCACGTGGTGGCCGAACGAGGGAGGTCGCTGTCGGTCGGGGAGCGACAGCTGATGTCGTTTGCCCGGGCTCTGGTGGGCAATCCAGCAGTCCTCCTGCTGGACGAGGCGACCAGTGCGGTCGATCCCGAAACCGAGGCGCGGATCCAGGCGGCCCTGGTCCGGATGCGGACCGGACGCACCTCCGTCGTGGTGGCGCACCGCCTCGGCACGGTCGCGGAGGCCGATCCGATCCTGGTCTTCCACCATGGAGAACTCCGGGAAGTCGGCTCCCACCGGACCCTGATGGCGCGGCGGGGTCTTTATCACCGGCTGGTTCTCCTGCAGCAGGGAGCCATGCTTCCGCCGGCTGCGTCCGCATGA
- a CDS encoding FHA domain-containing protein gives MRSGPHAGTNLPVTGAIASVGADPANNVIIAGVDVAPRHGQFRLRGGVWTFSNFGSPGATLVDGEPVHGDAVLAPGSALQLGQVQVAFAPEDQWRDSTIERYADDPIPAAMMPVASSSIWSRVWFSLALCALLVAVYFLFRTI, from the coding sequence GTGCGTTCAGGACCGCACGCGGGGACCAATCTGCCGGTCACCGGTGCGATTGCTTCGGTCGGTGCAGACCCGGCGAACAATGTGATCATCGCCGGCGTCGACGTGGCGCCGCGCCACGGCCAGTTCCGGTTGCGCGGCGGCGTCTGGACCTTCAGCAACTTCGGAAGTCCGGGCGCGACACTGGTCGATGGCGAGCCGGTCCATGGGGACGCGGTGCTCGCCCCGGGGTCGGCGCTGCAGCTTGGTCAGGTCCAGGTCGCATTTGCGCCGGAGGACCAGTGGCGCGACTCGACCATCGAGCGGTATGCGGATGACCCGATCCCCGCCGCGATGATGCCGGTCGCATCCTCGTCGATCTGGTCGCGAGTCTGGTTTTCACTGGCGCTGTGCGCGCTGCTGGTTGCCGTCTACTTCCTCTTCCGGACCATCTGA
- a CDS encoding Stp1/IreP family PP2C-type Ser/Thr phosphatase: MRFSCAARTDVGVVRSGNEDTYLMANDRGLFIVADGMGGHAAGEVASDMATRIIAEQFHPARGMSDDELMSQLVAAIRSANDAIFRRTLSEHDKRGMGTTATVLDLLPRRYMIGQVGDSRAYLLRGGVLSQLTKDHSYVQEQVDAGRLTPEEARVHPYANVITRCVGSSSDVIPDLYLGTLEADDLLLLASDGLTGMLDDEDVRQILSGSRDLEEIVDALIAGANHRGGLDNVTVILVRIEEVAPPTGEVPAMRG, encoded by the coding sequence ATGCGCTTTTCCTGCGCGGCCCGCACCGATGTCGGCGTGGTTCGCTCCGGCAACGAGGATACCTACCTGATGGCCAACGACCGCGGCCTGTTCATCGTCGCAGACGGGATGGGTGGCCACGCGGCAGGTGAAGTCGCCAGCGACATGGCGACGCGGATCATCGCCGAGCAATTCCATCCGGCCCGCGGCATGAGCGACGACGAGCTGATGTCACAGCTGGTCGCGGCGATCCGGTCTGCCAACGACGCAATCTTCCGCCGCACCCTGTCGGAGCACGACAAACGCGGCATGGGGACGACGGCGACTGTTCTCGACCTGCTCCCGCGCCGGTACATGATCGGACAGGTCGGCGATTCGCGGGCGTATCTCCTGCGGGGCGGGGTCCTCTCCCAGCTCACCAAGGACCACAGCTACGTCCAGGAGCAGGTCGACGCCGGCCGCCTTACGCCCGAAGAGGCGCGGGTCCACCCGTACGCCAACGTGATCACCCGGTGCGTCGGCTCGAGCAGCGATGTGATCCCGGACCTCTACCTCGGCACCCTCGAGGCGGACGATCTTCTCCTCCTCGCATCGGACGGCCTGACCGGCATGCTCGACGACGAGGATGTCCGGCAGATCCTGAGCGGGAGCCGTGACCTGGAAGAGATCGTCGACGCCTTGATCGCCGGCGCGAATCACCGCGGCGGGCTCGACAATGTCACGGTGATTCTCGTCCGGATCGAAGAGGTCGCTCCGCCGACTGGCGAAGTGCCCGCAATGCGCGGCTGA
- a CDS encoding HD domain-containing protein: protein MPVDEIIRDPLWENIRLEPAAAAAIDTPAMQRLRYVRQLGHAFLVYPGATHSRFEHALGAYHLARRALAILGERGELAGLDDDECLAVRLAALLHDLGHYPYSHALEESDLGDHEAIGARRLAEGALGDLLRSIGGDQLIERIAGLIQGTSNSPLAGLVSGSLDLDKIDYLSRDARMCGVPYGTVDVDRLLASLTLVRHADGSGEMGVHEKGVSALETVLFAKYQMYRNVYWHHAVRSATCMFRRAVEATVARGVLDLADVERFTDAEIDVVMSREDPTALTAALHQRRLYKRAIDLAASDVPDRVATDPLWRDHKRLREVEQRGAVALGLPPYGVLIDFPERESMLSVDLPLMTRSGAVERLTDAGRAGALGLPRIAGELYRSARRLRVFTSEPREIASIDELLAI from the coding sequence GTGCCAGTCGACGAAATCATCCGCGACCCGCTCTGGGAAAACATCCGCCTCGAACCCGCCGCTGCAGCCGCCATCGATACCCCGGCGATGCAGCGGCTGCGGTACGTCCGGCAGCTGGGACACGCATTCCTCGTCTATCCCGGCGCCACGCACTCACGGTTCGAACACGCCCTCGGTGCCTATCATCTCGCCCGCAGGGCGTTGGCCATCCTCGGCGAGCGCGGAGAGCTCGCGGGACTCGATGATGACGAATGCCTCGCGGTGCGACTTGCCGCGCTGCTCCACGATCTGGGACATTATCCCTACTCGCATGCGCTCGAGGAATCCGACCTCGGCGACCACGAAGCGATCGGCGCGCGACGCCTCGCGGAAGGGGCGCTCGGCGACCTGCTCCGTTCCATCGGAGGCGACCAGCTCATCGAGCGGATCGCCGGGCTGATTCAGGGGACCAGCAATTCGCCACTCGCGGGGCTGGTGTCGGGGTCGCTCGATCTCGACAAGATCGACTATCTCAGCCGCGACGCCCGCATGTGTGGCGTCCCGTACGGGACGGTCGACGTCGATCGCCTGCTGGCATCACTCACTCTTGTCCGTCACGCCGACGGGTCCGGAGAAATGGGCGTGCATGAGAAAGGGGTCAGCGCGCTCGAGACCGTCCTCTTCGCGAAGTACCAGATGTACCGCAATGTCTACTGGCATCACGCCGTGCGCTCCGCCACCTGCATGTTCCGGCGCGCCGTGGAAGCGACCGTCGCGCGGGGAGTGCTCGATCTTGCGGACGTGGAGCGATTCACCGACGCCGAAATCGATGTGGTGATGAGCCGCGAAGACCCGACCGCACTCACCGCCGCTCTCCACCAGCGCCGCCTGTACAAGCGGGCGATCGATCTCGCCGCGAGCGACGTCCCCGATCGCGTGGCGACCGATCCGCTCTGGCGCGATCACAAGCGGCTGCGGGAGGTGGAGCAGCGGGGCGCCGTGGCGCTCGGCCTGCCCCCGTACGGCGTGCTGATCGATTTCCCGGAGCGGGAATCGATGCTGAGCGTCGACCTGCCCTTGATGACGAGAAGCGGCGCCGTCGAGCGCCTGACCGATGCCGGTCGCGCCGGAGCACTCGGTCTCCCGCGGATCGCCGGTGAGCTCTATCGGAGCGCGCGACGGCTGCGCGTCTTCACCAGCGAACCGCGCGAAATCGCCTCGATCGACGAGCTGTTGGCGATCTGA